A genomic stretch from Edaphobacter aggregans includes:
- a CDS encoding DUF1440 domain-containing protein, whose protein sequence is MPTPADRRANVLLVIAGAGLLIGTLDLLDAIIYYGTLGVPPIKIPQSVASGVLGRIAYGDGMVTAAFGVALHFFIAFVIAAVYILASRSLPLSRRPILSGAAYGICVYFFMNYIVLPLSNVYPRPHFATGPFLNGIIGHILLIGIPVALIARRCVDCKKPLL, encoded by the coding sequence ATGCCAACACCTGCTGATCGTCGCGCCAACGTTCTGCTGGTCATCGCCGGTGCAGGCCTTCTCATCGGCACCCTCGACCTCCTCGACGCCATCATCTACTACGGCACTCTAGGCGTCCCCCCCATCAAGATTCCCCAGTCCGTCGCCAGCGGCGTCCTCGGCCGCATCGCCTACGGCGACGGCATGGTCACAGCAGCATTCGGTGTCGCGCTCCACTTCTTTATCGCCTTCGTCATCGCCGCGGTCTACATCCTTGCCAGCCGCAGTCTCCCGCTCTCGCGGCGCCCCATTCTCTCCGGCGCCGCCTACGGAATCTGCGTCTATTTCTTCATGAACTACATCGTCCTTCCGCTCTCCAACGTCTATCCTCGCCCGCACTTCGCGACTGGCCCTTTTCTCAACGGAATCATCGGTCACATCCTGCTCATCGGAATCCCCGTCGCCCTCATCGCCCGCCGCTGTGTCGACTGCAAAAAGCCGCTCCTATGA
- the tpiA gene encoding triose-phosphate isomerase → MRKPLIAANWKMYKNPTESTAFLTHFAPLIKHHDKAEIVLCPSMTSLPALVDAARGKSIFVGAQTMHWLNEGAYTGETSPTMLTAIGATHVLIGHSERRQYFNETDTTVNLKLKAALAHGLIPIVCVGEHLTEREAGLTANVLELQTSLALEGVDPAAAAPIVFAYEPVWAIGTGRTATPEIAADAHKIIRAQIAKSLTPELAASIRILYGGSVKPDNAQSLCCLEDIDGALVGGASLDPTSFAQIVTNATN, encoded by the coding sequence ATGCGCAAACCACTAATCGCCGCCAACTGGAAGATGTACAAGAACCCCACCGAGTCCACCGCCTTCCTCACCCACTTCGCCCCGCTCATCAAGCATCACGACAAAGCCGAGATCGTCCTGTGCCCTTCGATGACCTCCCTCCCCGCGCTCGTAGATGCGGCCCGCGGTAAATCCATCTTCGTCGGCGCTCAGACCATGCACTGGCTCAACGAAGGCGCCTACACCGGCGAAACCTCCCCCACCATGCTCACCGCCATCGGAGCCACCCACGTCCTCATCGGCCACTCCGAACGCCGCCAGTACTTCAACGAGACCGACACCACCGTCAACCTCAAACTCAAAGCCGCCCTCGCCCACGGCCTCATTCCCATCGTCTGCGTAGGTGAGCATCTCACCGAGCGCGAAGCCGGCCTCACCGCCAACGTCCTGGAACTACAGACCTCCCTGGCTCTCGAAGGAGTCGACCCCGCCGCGGCAGCACCTATCGTCTTTGCCTACGAGCCCGTCTGGGCAATCGGCACCGGCCGCACCGCCACCCCCGAGATCGCCGCAGACGCCCACAAGATCATCCGCGCCCAGATCGCCAAATCTCTCACACCTGAGCTGGCCGCTTCCATCCGAATCCTCTACGGCGGCTCCGTCAAACCCGACAACGCACAGAGCCTCTGCTGCCTCGAAGACATCGACGGTGCACTCGTAGGAGGAGCCAGCCTCGACCCCACCTCCTTCGCCCAGATCGTCACCAACGCCACCAACTAA
- a CDS encoding cytochrome P450: MQRPKEWLLLHRHPELMEQAVEELLRYAGLVRVLFRRATEDVTLNGTLIRKGDRVILRIIAAKRDPNYFFDANEIYVTRRSTGHFALGAGSHSCVGASLIRMAAVTITYRC; this comes from the coding sequence ATGCAACGTCCGAAAGAGTGGCTCTTGCTGCACCGGCATCCTGAACTGATGGAACAGGCGGTCGAGGAGTTGCTACGGTATGCCGGACTGGTGCGGGTCCTGTTCCGAAGAGCGACAGAGGATGTGACCCTCAACGGGACTCTTATTCGCAAGGGAGACCGCGTCATTTTAAGGATTATTGCGGCGAAGCGTGACCCGAACTATTTTTTTGACGCGAATGAGATCTACGTCACGCGTAGGAGCACAGGGCACTTTGCCTTAGGCGCTGGTTCACACTCGTGCGTAGGCGCGAGTCTGATTCGTATGGCGGCCGTTACGATTACCTATCGTTGTTGA
- the gap gene encoding type I glyceraldehyde-3-phosphate dehydrogenase gives MAVKVGINGFGRIGRNVFRSAIGNPDIEFVAVNDLTTPATLAHLLKYDSILGNLKNEITHGADFIAVDGKQIKVFAERDPAKLDWASVGAQIVVESTGFFTDAEKAKAHLGSTVKKVIISAPATNEDLTLVLGVNDSKYDASKHNVISNASCTTNCLAPVVKVLNDSFGITSGIMTTIHSYTNDQVILDTPHKDLRRARAAALSMIPSSTGAAKALKLVIPEMDGKLDGFAIRVPTPNVSVVDLTFVTEKPIDVKSVNAALKTAAEGELKGILGYTDEELVSSDFKGNALSSIVDSKLTKVISNTGKVISWYDNEWGYSNRVKDLITFLVKKGL, from the coding sequence ATGGCAGTAAAGGTAGGCATCAACGGCTTCGGCCGCATCGGACGCAACGTCTTCCGCAGCGCTATCGGCAACCCGGACATTGAATTTGTAGCTGTAAATGACCTCACCACTCCGGCCACCCTCGCGCACCTGCTCAAGTACGACTCCATCCTCGGCAACCTCAAGAACGAGATCACCCACGGAGCCGACTTCATCGCCGTCGACGGCAAGCAGATCAAAGTCTTCGCCGAGCGCGACCCCGCCAAGCTCGACTGGGCCAGCGTAGGCGCCCAGATCGTCGTCGAATCCACTGGCTTCTTCACCGACGCTGAAAAGGCCAAGGCCCACCTCGGCAGCACCGTCAAGAAGGTCATCATCTCCGCTCCGGCCACCAACGAGGACCTCACACTCGTCCTCGGCGTCAACGACTCCAAGTACGACGCGTCGAAGCACAACGTCATCTCGAACGCCTCCTGCACCACCAACTGCCTCGCGCCCGTCGTCAAGGTCCTGAACGACAGCTTCGGCATCACGTCAGGCATCATGACCACGATCCACAGCTACACCAATGACCAGGTCATCCTCGACACCCCGCACAAGGATCTCCGCCGCGCCCGTGCCGCAGCTCTCAGCATGATCCCCAGCTCGACTGGCGCAGCCAAGGCCCTCAAGCTCGTCATCCCTGAGATGGACGGTAAGCTCGACGGCTTTGCCATCCGCGTCCCGACCCCCAACGTCTCCGTCGTGGACCTCACCTTCGTCACCGAGAAGCCCATCGACGTCAAGAGCGTCAATGCCGCTCTCAAGACAGCCGCCGAAGGCGAACTCAAGGGCATCCTCGGCTACACCGATGAAGAGCTCGTCTCCTCTGACTTCAAGGGCAACGCACTCTCCTCTATCGTCGACTCCAAGCTGACCAAGGTCATCAGCAACACCGGCAAGGTCATCAGCTGGTACGACAACGAGTGGGGCTACTCCAACCGCGTCAAGGACCTCATCACGTTCCTGGTGAAGAAAGGTCTGTAA
- a CDS encoding four helix bundle protein: MRNFRELDVWRRAHELVQAVYRATKRLPKEEIFGLTVQLRRAGTAVATRIAEGCGVDSDVEFGGYLQRSKAAASELEYLLLLARDLEYLPEAEFTRLSEDVIVVKKMLSGFVRRI, translated from the coding sequence GTGAGGAATTTTCGTGAGCTTGATGTTTGGCGCAGAGCGCATGAGTTGGTTCAGGCTGTGTATCGTGCTACAAAGCGATTGCCGAAGGAAGAGATATTTGGATTAACGGTCCAACTTCGAAGAGCTGGGACTGCTGTAGCGACGAGGATTGCAGAGGGTTGCGGGGTCGACAGCGATGTGGAGTTCGGCGGGTATCTTCAGCGATCGAAGGCTGCGGCTTCTGAACTGGAGTATCTACTCTTGCTTGCGCGAGACCTTGAATATCTGCCAGAGGCCGAATTTACAAGATTGAGTGAGGACGTGATTGTTGTGAAGAAGATGCTTAGTGGGTTTGTCCGCCGGATTTGA
- a CDS encoding RidA family protein, translating into MTRTNIPGTSPYEPIIGFSRAVRIGNHIHVSGTGPVGADDGDIAQQTEQCLSLIVTALKNAGSSIEHVYRTRMYLTHTQDWEAAGRVHGKFFSIIRPAATMVVIKELLNPTWRIEIEADAWIPY; encoded by the coding sequence ATGACGCGCACCAACATCCCCGGCACATCTCCGTACGAACCCATCATCGGCTTCTCCCGAGCCGTCCGCATCGGCAACCACATCCACGTCTCCGGCACCGGACCAGTCGGCGCAGACGACGGCGACATCGCCCAGCAGACCGAGCAATGCCTCTCCCTCATCGTCACCGCTCTCAAAAATGCTGGCTCCTCCATCGAGCACGTTTACCGCACCCGCATGTACCTCACCCATACTCAAGACTGGGAAGCCGCCGGCCGCGTCCACGGAAAATTCTTCTCCATCATCCGCCCTGCCGCCACCATGGTCGTCATCAAGGAACTCCTCAACCCCACCTGGCGCATAGAAATTGAGGCGGATGCCTGGATTCCCTACTAA
- a CDS encoding serine hydrolase, translating into MRFRFVGWAMTAGVVLFGLIVGGAWAQQTGVADAGLQQELAALVEKHHGKVALYATQLNTGKSVAIDADRPVQTASVIKLTILFEAMEQVRAGKARWDEKLTLVKGDGVSGSGVLTFFDTPLMLTLKDVLTMMVIVSDNTATNLAIDRFGVDAVNARIAWMGLKDTHLYKKIGKPATGPMPADQPKFGLGKTTAREMAMVMERIGRCQLAERGEPMLAGDAAICEVALKMLRNQFYRETIPRYLEKLDSSETGSGIASKTGSLNAVRADVAIVAGKTGPMVLSIFTFDNEDKSWTVDNEGEVLIGRLAKTIVEAWSPAGLDGKTLIPGLGLAGPVASEAAGASK; encoded by the coding sequence ATGAGATTCAGGTTTGTTGGGTGGGCTATGACGGCGGGTGTCGTCTTGTTCGGGTTGATCGTTGGGGGAGCGTGGGCTCAGCAGACGGGTGTGGCCGATGCCGGATTACAGCAGGAATTGGCTGCGTTGGTTGAGAAGCACCATGGCAAAGTGGCTCTTTATGCGACACAGTTGAACACGGGCAAGAGTGTGGCGATCGATGCGGACAGGCCGGTGCAGACGGCTTCGGTGATCAAGCTGACGATTCTGTTTGAAGCGATGGAGCAGGTGCGGGCGGGTAAAGCTCGGTGGGACGAGAAGCTTACGCTGGTCAAGGGTGATGGTGTGAGCGGGTCGGGGGTGCTGACGTTTTTTGATACTCCGCTGATGTTGACGCTGAAGGATGTGCTGACCATGATGGTCATTGTGAGCGACAACACGGCTACGAATTTGGCGATCGACCGGTTTGGGGTGGATGCCGTGAATGCGCGAATCGCGTGGATGGGGTTGAAGGATACTCATCTGTATAAGAAGATCGGCAAGCCAGCTACGGGACCGATGCCTGCGGATCAGCCAAAGTTTGGGTTGGGTAAGACGACTGCTCGAGAGATGGCGATGGTGATGGAGCGGATTGGGCGGTGTCAACTGGCGGAGCGGGGAGAGCCGATGCTTGCGGGGGATGCGGCAATCTGTGAGGTCGCGCTGAAGATGCTCCGGAATCAGTTCTATCGGGAGACGATTCCGCGGTATTTGGAGAAGCTGGATTCTAGCGAGACGGGATCGGGAATAGCCAGTAAGACGGGTAGTTTGAACGCGGTACGAGCCGATGTGGCGATTGTCGCGGGAAAGACGGGGCCAATGGTGCTGTCGATTTTTACTTTTGATAATGAGGATAAGAGCTGGACGGTTGATAATGAAGGAGAAGTGTTGATTGGGCGGCTGGCGAAGACGATTGTTGAGGCGTGGTCGCCGGCGGGGCTGGATGGGAAGACACTAATTCCTGGGTTGGGTTTGGCGGGGCCGGTTGCCAGTGAGGCGGCTGGTGCGTCTAAATAA
- a CDS encoding phosphoglycerate kinase, which yields MSKLSIRDLDLTDKRVLIRVDFNVPIKDGEITDDTRIRETLPTIEYALRRNAKVILCSHLGRPKGKPVATMSLRPIVDHLRHLLDHILDEDENVAFSPDCVGEIATEMANNLESRQTLLLENLRFHPEEEANDPAFAKQLASLCDIYINDAFGSAHRAHASTEGITHFVKVSAAGLLMEKELTYLGKALSEPDKPFVAIIGGAKVSDKIQVIDNLLDKADAIIIGGGMAYTFLNAQGQHTGKSLVETDKIDIAKAALAKAKAKGVRFLLPIDHVLADEFAPDANTKIFSGHGAFPAELMALDIGPKSIALFEDEIADARTIIWNGPMGVFEMPAFAYGTNAIAHAVARNRDATTIVGGGDSVAAVQQSGVADRITHISTGGGASLEFLEGKTLPGVAALTDK from the coding sequence ATGTCCAAGCTGTCCATCCGCGATCTAGACCTCACCGACAAGCGCGTTCTCATCCGAGTCGACTTCAACGTCCCCATCAAGGATGGTGAGATCACCGACGACACCCGCATCCGTGAGACCCTCCCCACCATCGAGTACGCTCTCCGCCGCAACGCCAAAGTCATCCTCTGCTCGCACCTCGGCCGTCCCAAGGGCAAGCCCGTCGCGACCATGAGCCTCCGTCCCATCGTCGATCACCTCCGTCACCTCCTCGACCACATCCTCGACGAAGACGAAAACGTAGCCTTCTCCCCCGACTGCGTAGGCGAGATCGCCACCGAGATGGCCAACAACCTCGAGTCCCGCCAGACCCTCCTCCTCGAAAACCTCCGCTTCCACCCCGAAGAAGAAGCCAACGACCCCGCCTTCGCCAAACAGCTCGCCTCGCTCTGCGATATCTACATCAACGATGCCTTTGGCAGCGCCCACCGCGCCCACGCCTCCACCGAAGGCATCACCCACTTCGTCAAAGTCTCCGCCGCCGGCCTCCTCATGGAGAAAGAGCTCACCTACCTCGGCAAAGCTCTCAGCGAACCCGACAAGCCCTTCGTCGCCATCATCGGAGGAGCCAAAGTCTCCGACAAGATTCAGGTCATCGACAACCTCCTCGACAAAGCCGACGCCATCATCATTGGTGGAGGCATGGCTTACACCTTCCTCAACGCACAGGGCCAGCACACTGGCAAATCTCTCGTCGAAACCGACAAGATCGACATAGCCAAAGCAGCCCTCGCCAAGGCCAAAGCCAAAGGCGTCCGCTTCCTTCTCCCCATCGACCACGTCCTCGCCGACGAGTTCGCCCCCGACGCGAACACTAAGATCTTCTCCGGTCACGGCGCATTCCCCGCAGAACTCATGGCCCTCGATATCGGCCCCAAATCCATCGCCCTCTTCGAAGACGAGATCGCCGACGCCCGCACCATCATCTGGAACGGCCCCATGGGCGTCTTCGAAATGCCCGCCTTCGCCTACGGCACCAACGCCATCGCCCACGCAGTAGCTCGCAACCGCGACGCCACCACCATCGTAGGCGGCGGAGACTCAGTTGCCGCAGTCCAGCAATCCGGCGTAGCCGACCGCATCACCCACATCTCCACCGGAGGAGGAGCCAGCCTGGAATTCCTCGAAGGCAAAACCCTCCCCGGCGTAGCCGCATTAACAGACAAGTAG
- the lepB gene encoding signal peptidase I, with the protein MDEQKTQEPVSESEKKPVAADKGGVRSWLRDLVVSVVVSAFIIVFLYQPVRVEGTSMLPMLEDQDRLFINKMAYKVGDIHRGDVVVFLYPHDHTKSYIKRVIALPGDNLRIDRGQVYVNGKAIEEKYVPARFEDDRSQTEMMVPDHEYFVMGDHRSISSDSRDFGPVDQDLIYGKAAFVYWPMEQVGVVR; encoded by the coding sequence ATGGACGAGCAGAAGACGCAGGAGCCGGTATCAGAGTCTGAGAAGAAGCCGGTGGCTGCGGATAAGGGTGGTGTGCGTTCGTGGCTTCGGGATCTTGTAGTTTCGGTGGTGGTGTCGGCGTTTATCATCGTTTTTCTCTACCAACCAGTGCGGGTGGAAGGCACGAGTATGCTGCCGATGCTGGAGGATCAGGACCGACTGTTCATCAACAAGATGGCTTACAAGGTAGGGGACATTCATCGTGGGGATGTGGTGGTGTTTCTTTATCCGCATGACCACACGAAGAGCTATATCAAGCGGGTGATTGCGTTGCCGGGGGATAATCTTCGGATCGATCGCGGGCAGGTTTATGTGAATGGCAAGGCGATTGAGGAGAAATATGTTCCGGCGCGGTTTGAGGATGATCGCTCGCAAACGGAGATGATGGTGCCGGATCATGAGTATTTTGTGATGGGAGACCATCGTTCGATTTCGAGTGATAGTCGTGATTTCGGGCCGGTAGATCAGGATTTGATCTATGGGAAGGCGGCTTTTGTTTATTGGCCGATGGAGCAGGTTGGGGTGGTGCGGTAG
- the murQ gene encoding N-acetylmuramic acid 6-phosphate etherase — MATLTMIEQVSTPKHVSNRGLSDLQELTTETANAASEGLDTKSAIEIARIISHEDAKVAAAVKKALPEIAIVIDTVARSLRDGGRLIYVGAGSSGRIASLDASECPPTFSTAPAQVQYIMAGGPKALASASDVNEDSPELGQRDIARRRPTRKDIVIGVSASGRTPYVVGAVEYARARGAKTAAVTCNLNTPLADVSDTTIIAEVGPEVISGSTRMKSASAQKMILNMITTGAMTRLGYVYDNLMVNVHMKNAKLVERGIRVLMKVCDIDRDTAIRTIKSAGKSIPIAVVMLKANVDKMEAVRRLAKSDGNVRLAIDDSRLEL, encoded by the coding sequence ATGGCAACCCTCACAATGATCGAGCAGGTCTCAACACCAAAACACGTCAGCAATCGAGGTCTGTCCGACCTCCAGGAACTCACCACCGAGACGGCAAACGCCGCCTCCGAAGGCCTCGATACCAAGTCTGCCATCGAGATCGCCCGCATCATCAGCCACGAAGACGCCAAGGTCGCCGCCGCCGTTAAGAAGGCGCTCCCCGAAATAGCCATCGTTATCGACACCGTCGCCCGATCCCTCCGTGATGGTGGCCGTCTCATCTACGTGGGCGCCGGCTCCAGCGGGCGCATCGCATCCCTCGACGCCTCCGAGTGTCCCCCGACCTTCTCCACCGCCCCCGCACAGGTTCAATACATCATGGCCGGCGGCCCCAAGGCACTTGCCTCCGCATCTGACGTCAACGAAGACTCCCCCGAACTCGGCCAGCGCGACATCGCACGACGGCGCCCCACCCGCAAAGACATCGTCATCGGCGTCTCCGCCAGCGGTCGCACCCCTTACGTCGTCGGCGCAGTCGAGTACGCACGCGCCCGTGGAGCCAAAACCGCCGCCGTCACCTGCAACCTCAACACCCCACTCGCTGACGTCTCCGACACAACCATCATCGCCGAGGTCGGCCCCGAGGTCATCTCCGGCAGCACACGCATGAAGTCCGCCAGCGCACAGAAGATGATCCTCAACATGATCACCACCGGCGCCATGACTCGTCTCGGCTACGTTTACGACAACCTCATGGTCAACGTGCACATGAAGAACGCGAAGCTCGTCGAGCGCGGCATCCGTGTCCTCATGAAGGTCTGCGACATCGACCGCGACACCGCCATTCGCACCATCAAGTCCGCGGGCAAATCCATTCCCATCGCTGTTGTCATGCTCAAGGCCAACGTAGACAAGATGGAAGCCGTCCGCCGTCTCGCCAAGTCCGACGGCAACGTCCGCCTCGCCATTGACGACTCCAGGTTAGAGCTGTAG